In the Ipomoea triloba cultivar NCNSP0323 chromosome 6, ASM357664v1 genome, one interval contains:
- the LOC116021747 gene encoding 60S ribosomal protein L28-1-like, which translates to MAIVPGQLVWEIVKKNNCFLVKEFGNGTAGVVFSKEPNNLFNLHSYKHSGLANKKTVTIQGGKDQSVLLATTKTKKQSKPAKLHNKSVMKKEFRRMAKAVTNQVADNYYRPDLKKAALARLSAVNRSLKVAKSGVKKRNRQA; encoded by the exons ATGGCTATAGTGCCGGGGCAGCTCGTGTGGGAGATCGTGAAGAAGAACAATTGTTTCTTAGTCAAGGAGTTCGGTAATGGCACCGCCGGTGTTGTCTTCAGCAAAGAGCCCAACAATCTCTTCAATCTTCACTCCTACAAGCACTCCG GATTAGCAAACAAGAAGACTGTGACCATACAAGGGGGTAAAGATCAATCTGTGCTTCTTGCTACAACCAAGACCAAGAAGCAGAGCAAGCCTGCTAAGTTGCATAACAAGTCTGTCATGAAGAAGGAATTCCGCCGCATGGCCAAGGCTGTTACCAATCAG GTTGCTGACAACTATTACAGACCAGACTTGAAGAAAGCAGCTCTTGCAAGGTTGTCTGCTGTAAACAGAAGCCTTAAGGTTGCAAAATCTGGTGTGAAGAAGAGGAATAGGCAGGCTTAA